The Acidobacteriota bacterium DNA window GCGCACTCCCTCTCACCCTGGTATCCGCCCCGGGACGGACCATGAGGGCGAACAGCCCGAGCCCCATGGCCATGCAGGCCGCGGTGGAGTAAAAGACCGACTCGAGCCCGAACCGGTCCGCGATCCCTCCCAGGGCGACCGGCCCGAGCCCCGTGCCGAGGTGCATGGCGAGCATGAAGAGGGTCACCGAGGCTCCCATGCCGTAGACGCGCCCCTCGTTGACCACGTAAGCGTTGGCCGCCGGGACGCCCACCGCCTGGCCGAGCGTGACCGAGATGTAGGCCGCGAGCAGGGGCCAGAAGCCCGCGGACCGGGGAAGGAGGGCCAGGGCCGCCATGGAGAGGAGGCCGCCCCAGAGGACCATGCTGCGGCGGTTCCATTTGTCGGCCATGCGGCCGGTGTACGACTGCAGGATGGAAACGGGCGAGCGGGCGGCGAGCAGGACGCCGATCAGGCTGGCGCTCAGGCCGACGGTGAGGTCGGCGAACAGCGGGACGAAGGCCATGAGTCCGGCGATCGTCACCCCGTTGGCGATATTGTAGCTGAGGGCCCCCCGCAGGTTGCGGCTCCGGAGCGGGTCGAGAAAAGAGAGGCGCGCCGCCCGCGACGTCTTCCGCCGCATCTCCCTCAGGAAAAGGATGGTGGCGCCCAGGGCGAGGGCGTTCAGAACGGCCATGAAGAGAAAAGTGGTCCGGATGCTGAACGCGTCCGAGATCAACCCTCCGGCCAGCGGGCCCGCCCCCATCCCGGCGAAGAGAACGGCGTTGAAATACCCCATCCATTTCCCCTCGTGCCCCTCGGGCGTGATGTCCCCGAGATAGGCCTGGGCGATCGGCATGTGGGCCGAGGCTCCCAGTCCCTGGAAGAAGCGCCAGAGGATGAGGTGCAGCGGGCGGGCGGCGTACATCAGCCCCACCGAAGAGAGGGCGATGATGCCCAGCCCCGTGCCGAGGAACAGTTTGCGCCCGAACCGGTCCGACAGCCGCCCGATGAAGAGCAGGGTCCCGATGCCGGTGATGCTGAAGCCCGCCTGCACCAGCCCCACCTCGAGCTTGGACGCCCCGAGGGTGTTGGCGTAGATGGGGAGGAAGGGGCTGACGATGCCCATGCCGAGCATGGAGATGAACATGCTCCCCACCAGCACGACGAACGCCCTCTTGTTCATGGCTCTCTTCTCGATTCCGTTGAGATGGTCCGGCGCCTCATTATACAGGTTTTCCCTCCCGCCGGAATCCGCGCGATCGACCCGAATCCGGGGAGGCTTCAGCGGCGGCCGCGGCCGATTTCGGCCAGCAGGGGGAGGTGGTCCGACCCCACGTCCATCCCCACCCAGCACTTTTGCGCGGCCAGGTCGCCCCGGGTGAGGATGTGGTCGATGCGGACCCGGTACTCGAATCCCCGGATCGCGATCTTCTCGGTGAACCCGTAGCCGAACCCCGCCTTCGAAAAGGCGTTCGCGTAGGCGGGCCAGAAGCGGCGGTACCAGGCGCTCTCGACCGGCATGTTGAAGTCCCCGGCAACGACGGCGGGGAACTCGTCGGTGCGCAGGAGAGCTTCGATTTCCTCGGCCGTCCGGCGGCGCAGCTCGGTTTCCTTTTTCAGGATATGGATCCGTGCGAGGGTGAGCAGCCGATCCCGGTCCAGCATGTTCGACAGGCCCTGCCGGGGGCTGGGCAGGTGGATGGAACTGAAGGACAGGTCCCCTTAGGGGAGGTGGACCACGCACTGCAGCGCGCTCGCCCGGGGCCACTGGCTGGGGGGGTGCATGATCCGGCGCCCCCTGGCGCGCGTTACGGGTGCGCGGGCCGCGACCACGAGGCGCTCCTCGGTGACCAGGGTCCATCCGGGGAGCACTTTCAGCGCCGTCTCCCGCGGGCATTCCTGCAGCGCCACGATGTCGGCCCCCGACTCCCGGATGAGCCGGGCGAGAGTCTCCCGGTCCATGCCCGGCCCGCCGACGTTGCAGGTCAGGACCCGGATCGGGGGGCCGTCCGCCGCGTCCCGGAAGAGGGGGAGGCGCAACCCCATGATGGGGCCGAAGAGGACGGCGGCGGCGGCGGCGAGCCAGGGCAGCTGGCGGCGCTCAAATCCGAGCGCCAGGGGGACGAAGAGGAGGAGGGGGAGGGTGAAGGCCCAGCGGGGGCCGAACAGGACCAGGGTGGCCGGCCACCAGCGGTCGGCTCCCAGGTGGAGGAGGAGCCAGAGCGCGAGGGCGAGGAGGAGGTAGACCTTGACGGAGACGCCGAACCACCGCGCCCACCACCCGTGCGTTCCGTGCGCGGAGCGCGCGGCTTTCCCGACCCCCGGCTTGTTCATGGAGCATAGATTGCCACAACCGCGTGGAGGTTGAACAGGGGGCAGGGGGGCGATTTTCTCCTAATCGACATACCTCGTTTCGTGGTTGGCGCCGAGCGACATCAGCAGGAAACCGAAGGGGTGGTCGACCCAGCGGGTGACGACGGGGCCGTGGGCCAGGCCCGCGGGGCAGACGACGGCCGTCGGCCGGTCGATGACGTGGCGCTCGTGCTCCGGCCCCAGCTCGATCTGGATTTCGGCGCCGAGGGAATCGATGTCGGCCGGGTCGGTGCCGGCGAACATCAGGACCTCGTCGGTGGGGTGCACGTGCGCCCCGCGCCCCGGTCCGCGCATCCACGCCCCGGGGCCGGTCTGGATGCCCCAGCAGAAATTGAGCTTCATCCCCTCCAGGTCCCGGCCGAACATCCACACGGCGTTTTTCGTCATCCCCGGCCCCGGCCGGCGCTCCGGGTCGGCCGTTTCCCCGTACTGCTCCCGGTCCCCGTCCGCCAGGGTGCGGGACCCGAGGGAGTTCGGCACCAGCGGCTTGATGAAGCGGGCGTTGACGTCGCCGCGGGTCACCGTTTCTTCCGAGACGTGCACCCTCTTGGCGCCGAAGGACGAATTCATCGGCGGCTTCAGCCCTCCCTCGGTCGACAGCGCCTGCATGCGCGCGATCTGCTCGTCCGAAATGCCGTCTCCCAGCCAGCGCGTGGTCGGGTCGGCCCCCAGGGAGATGATGAAGAAGCTGTAGCCGATCGGGCTCGTCACGTCGAGCGTCACCGAGGGGCAGTGCCAGAAGCCGGCGGGGGCGACGACGACCGAGGGGCGGTCGAAGGTGTGGATCTCCAGCTCCTTGCCGAGGCAGTACTGGATCTTCGCGCCCAGGTATTCGGGCCGGTGGGGGTCCAGGCCCACGAACACGAGGCACTCGGGGTAGGGGTGCACGTGCGGGTCCATCCCCGGGTGCCAGTCCCCCAAACCGGTGTAGAAGCCCCAGGAGAAATTCAGTTCGACCCCCTCGAGATGGTCGCGGCCGTTCAGCCAGCGGTTGACATCGGCGTTCCCCGTGTTCTTGAAGATCTGCTCCTGGCCCGGCCTCTCGGCCGTTTTCAGGGGCTTGAGCAGGTGGGCGTATTTTCCGGTAGCCATGGGTATCCTCCTCCCGGGCTCTACTCGAAAGACATCGACACGTTTCGGGCCAGGTTGATCAGGAGAAACGCGAAGGGACGGTCTACCCACCGGGTGACGATCGGCCCGTGAGGCATCCCGGCGGGGCAGGCGATGAAGGTCGACCGGTCGAAGAGGTGGCGTTCGTGCTCCTCCCCCAGGTCGATCTCGATTTCGGCCCCCAGGTCGTCGGGATGGTCCGGGTCCGTGCCCAGGTAGACCAGGATCTCGTCCTCGGGGTGGGAGTGCGCCTCGACCCCCCGCTGGGAGATGCCGGCGCCGCTCGAGAAGCCCCAGGCCACGTTGAGGTCCAGGTTTTCCAGGTCCCGGCCGTACATCCACGTCATGTGATCGGGGCTGCCGGGCCCCGGCCGGAAGCCCGTCCGCTTCTGGAACTCCCCGCGCGCGGCCAGCTCCTTGGGGGTGAAGCGCGCCGTCACCGGCCGCCCGCGCTCGGTGA harbors:
- a CDS encoding endonuclease/exonuclease/phosphatase family protein, translating into MNKPGVGKAARSAHGTHGWWARWFGVSVKVYLLLALALWLLLHLGADRWWPATLVLFGPRWAFTLPLLLFVPLALGFERRQLPWLAAAAAVLFGPIMGLRLPLFRDAADGPPIRVLTCNVGGPGMDRETLARLIRESGADIVALQECPRETALKVLPGWTLVTEERLVVAARAPVTRARGRRIMHPPSQWPRASALQCVVHLP
- a CDS encoding MFS transporter, with translation MNKRAFVVLVGSMFISMLGMGIVSPFLPIYANTLGASKLEVGLVQAGFSITGIGTLLFIGRLSDRFGRKLFLGTGLGIIALSSVGLMYAARPLHLILWRFFQGLGASAHMPIAQAYLGDITPEGHEGKWMGYFNAVLFAGMGAGPLAGGLISDAFSIRTTFLFMAVLNALALGATILFLREMRRKTSRAARLSFLDPLRSRNLRGALSYNIANGVTIAGLMAFVPLFADLTVGLSASLIGVLLAARSPVSILQSYTGRMADKWNRRSMVLWGGLLSMAALALLPRSAGFWPLLAAYISVTLGQAVGVPAANAYVVNEGRVYGMGASVTLFMLAMHLGTGLGPVALGGIADRFGLESVFYSTAACMAMGLGLFALMVRPGADTRVRGSAP